The segment CTCCACCCCGACCCACTTCCTCGGTGCGGTGGTCATCCAGGCCCAGGAGCCTGTGGCTGGAGCACTGCAGGCGCACAACATCATCGACGGCCAGCAGCGGCTGACCACACTGCAGCTGCTCATGGATGCCGCCGCCGCCGTCCTCGACGCCTCCGGAAGCCAAGCCCTCGCCGCACAGCTCGACGTGCTCACTCACAACCAGGCCATCTACGTGACCGAAGGTGTACGGCTCAAGATCCGTCACACCAACCGTGACCAGGCCGCGTTCGACGAGGTGATGCAGGCCGACCCGCCGGTCGTGCACCCCGAGCTGCGTCACGCCGGGTCACTCATCGCACGGGCCCACGAGTACTTCGCCAGCGCGGTCCAGGAGTGGCTGGGTGATGCCGCCGAACCCGAGTTCGTGCTTCGGGCCAGCACGCTGGTCGACGTCCTGACCCGCGGGCTCCAGCTGGTGGCCATCAACCTCGGCGTCAACGAGAACTCCCAGGAGATCTTCGAAACCCTCAACGCCCGAGGCACGCCTCTGACCGCAGCCGACCTCATCAAGAACTTCGTCTTCCAGAAGCTCGCTGCCGAGGGCGCGGACACCAAGAAGGTGTACGCCGAGCAGTGGTCCTTCGACACGAAGTTCTGGGAGGGCGAAGTCAGCGTTGGGCGCTACGCCATCAGCCGCAGCTCCTTGTTCTTCAACCAGTGGTTGGCATCGCGGGTGGGCGAGGAGATCAGCCCGAAGTCGACATTCACCCGCTTCAAGCACTACGTCGAGCGCGAGAGCGGCCGCAAGGTCACGGACCTGCTTCCCATCCTCAAGGAACAAGCAGCCCTCTACGAGGCCTGGACGCGTGCCGCCGAAGATCCCGACAAGCAGCTCACCCGCGTCGAGCTGTCGATCTACCGGATGAAGTCCTCGGAGGTGGAGCTGCTCAAGCCCCTGCTCATCTGGTTGCACGAGCCCGGACGCGCCATCCCGCCCCACGTCATCGACGACGTGGTCTCCTCGGCCGAAAGCTGGCTGGTCCGCCGTCAACTCCTGCGTCTCACCACGAGCGACCTCGGCCGCATCGTGGCGGACGTGATCCGCGTACACCGAGACGCGCCAGCGAGCGAGCTGGCCGACCGCGTCCGCGCCCACCTGACCCGACTGAACGTCTCCAGCACCTACTGGCCAGGGGATGAGGAGATCAGGGTCGCCCTTCGCACCGAACAGACCTACCGACGTTTCAAGCGCGGCCGGCTCCGGATGCTGCTCGAGGCCGTCGAGGACCACCATCGGGCAACGACGAACCAGCCACGTGTCCCTCGCCGCGGATACCCGATCGAGCACATCCTGCCGCAGAAGTGGTCCGACAACTGGGCCGTCGAGAGCCTGGAGGCCGAGCAGGAACGCGGCAACCACGTCCATCGCCTCGGCAACCTCACGCTCCTGACCTCCTCGCTGAACTCCAAGGTCTCCAACGGCGCATGGCCCACCAAGAGGGCAGCGCTGGCGCAGCACGACACCCTGCTCATGAACAGTCGACTCCTGGCCGAGGTCGGTGGGGACGACTGGGATGAGGATCAGATCGACCTCCGAACGGAGAGCGTCGTCGACATCCTGCTCCAGGTGTGGCCGGTGCCCGCCGGACACGAGGGCGACATCGTTGACCCCCAGGCCAAGACGCAAGAGGGAGTGGAGATCAAGGACCTCGTTCGTGCCGGTCTGCTCCAGCCCGGCACCGTGCTTACCCCCCGTCCTAGCGAGCACGAACTCCACACGGCCGTCGTGGTCCCAGACGGAACACTCGAGGTGAAGGGCCGAAGGTTCGAGACCCCGTCGGGCGCCGGCAAGGAAGTCCTCGGCAGGGCGGTGAACGGATGGTTCTTCTGGCGTCTCGACGACGGACGGAAGCTCTCCGACGTCCGCGCCGAGTTCCGAGGCGACACGACGACCCAAGAGGGTCGATTCGACTGGACTGCCCTGCACGCCATCTTGGAAGCGTTGCCGGCCGGCAGCTGGACCACCTACGGAAGCCTGGCCGACGCAGTCGGAACAGCCGCGCAGCCGCTGGGCGGACACATCACCAAATGTCTGCAGTGCACCAATGCTCACCGCATCCTCGCCAAGCACGGACGCGTGGCGCCCGCGTTCACTTGGAGCGACCCCAACGACCAGCGCGACCCGAAGGATCTTCTCCTCGGCGAGGGGCTCGCCTTCATCGAAGACCGAGCGGACCCCACGAGGGAGCTGGCCAATGACGACTTGGTCGCGCTGATCAGCGAATAGCAATCGGTTCCAAGCCTTGGCAGAACAACTCTCTCGCTTCCAAGACCACGGACCGCGACTTCGCCGGTCCGTTGCCATTTGTAGTTCGTGTCGTATCAGGTGCTGTCGGCTCGGGCTTCGTCGTTAGCCGCTCGACCTCTTGAGGCTCCTGCGACAGTTCGCTCGACTCGAACCGGCACCATTCGGATTCTCGAGAGCTGGCGAAGCGCGCCAGCGCCGAAGATGACGAGATCCGCTGCGACGGACGCGGGTCAGACGGCCAAGCTGCCTGAACACTCTCCGCAGCAATAACCACCGCTCACGGTAATGACCGTGGGCAGTGGTTGCCGTGCTGCTCGTGTCGCCGTCCGCTGGCACCCAGACCGCCTTCCATAGTAGTCCAGGCAGTCGGGTAGACAATGGACCACAAAGGGGCTACTGTGTGTTTACGCGATCCAAACCTACGGAGGATGATGAAGATGACCCAGTGGATTCCGGTTCTGGTGCGGTTGGAGGACCTCGAGAAGGTCACCGCACTGCTCGCCGAGTTGGAGGCAGGG is part of the Aeromicrobium sp. Leaf245 genome and harbors:
- a CDS encoding DUF262 domain-containing protein — translated: MDTHVRTPQDIFLQPQHLVVPPFQRPYVWDKEEQWAPLWQDVRRLTESRLADRYSTPTHFLGAVVIQAQEPVAGALQAHNIIDGQQRLTTLQLLMDAAAAVLDASGSQALAAQLDVLTHNQAIYVTEGVRLKIRHTNRDQAAFDEVMQADPPVVHPELRHAGSLIARAHEYFASAVQEWLGDAAEPEFVLRASTLVDVLTRGLQLVAINLGVNENSQEIFETLNARGTPLTAADLIKNFVFQKLAAEGADTKKVYAEQWSFDTKFWEGEVSVGRYAISRSSLFFNQWLASRVGEEISPKSTFTRFKHYVERESGRKVTDLLPILKEQAALYEAWTRAAEDPDKQLTRVELSIYRMKSSEVELLKPLLIWLHEPGRAIPPHVIDDVVSSAESWLVRRQLLRLTTSDLGRIVADVIRVHRDAPASELADRVRAHLTRLNVSSTYWPGDEEIRVALRTEQTYRRFKRGRLRMLLEAVEDHHRATTNQPRVPRRGYPIEHILPQKWSDNWAVESLEAEQERGNHVHRLGNLTLLTSSLNSKVSNGAWPTKRAALAQHDTLLMNSRLLAEVGGDDWDEDQIDLRTESVVDILLQVWPVPAGHEGDIVDPQAKTQEGVEIKDLVRAGLLQPGTVLTPRPSEHELHTAVVVPDGTLEVKGRRFETPSGAGKEVLGRAVNGWFFWRLDDGRKLSDVRAEFRGDTTTQEGRFDWTALHAILEALPAGSWTTYGSLADAVGTAAQPLGGHITKCLQCTNAHRILAKHGRVAPAFTWSDPNDQRDPKDLLLGEGLAFIEDRADPTRELANDDLVALISE